Proteins from a genomic interval of Rhodococcoides fascians A25f:
- the tal gene encoding transaldolase — protein MTQNKNLAELSAAGISVWLDDLSRDRIRSGNLKDLIDTKSVVGVTTNPSIFQAALSKGDAYDEQVTKLAGEGADVETTIRTVTTDDVREACDILMPQYEASAGVDGRVSIEVDPRMAHDADKTYEQAVELWKIVDRPNLLIKIPATEEGIPAIAKVVGEGISVNVTLIFSVERYELVMNAYLEGLEAARAAGHDLDKIHSVASFFVSRVDSEIDSRLDAIGTPDAEELKGKAALANARLAYVAYQQVFEVAPRFRELVGSGARPQRPLWASTGVKSDAYPDTMYVTELVSPNTVNTMPEKTMDAVADHGEIVGDTVSGKGPESQEIFDRISALGIDITDVFLTLENEGVQKFESAWNELLEATGEQLRQAGQKS, from the coding sequence ATGACCCAGAACAAGAATCTCGCAGAGCTCTCCGCAGCAGGTATCTCGGTATGGCTGGACGACCTCTCTCGTGACCGCATCCGCTCGGGCAACCTGAAGGACCTCATCGACACCAAGAGCGTCGTGGGCGTCACGACCAACCCGTCGATCTTCCAGGCCGCCCTGAGCAAGGGCGACGCCTACGACGAGCAGGTCACCAAGCTGGCCGGCGAAGGTGCCGACGTCGAGACCACGATCCGCACCGTCACCACGGACGATGTCCGTGAGGCGTGCGACATCCTGATGCCCCAGTACGAGGCCAGCGCAGGCGTCGACGGACGCGTATCCATCGAGGTCGATCCCCGCATGGCCCACGACGCGGACAAGACGTACGAGCAGGCCGTCGAACTCTGGAAGATCGTCGACCGACCCAATCTGCTGATCAAGATTCCGGCGACCGAAGAAGGCATCCCTGCCATCGCCAAGGTGGTCGGTGAAGGTATCAGTGTCAACGTGACGCTCATCTTCTCCGTCGAGCGGTACGAGCTGGTGATGAACGCCTACCTCGAAGGTCTGGAGGCCGCGCGTGCTGCCGGTCACGATCTCGACAAGATCCACTCGGTGGCGTCGTTCTTCGTATCCCGCGTCGACAGCGAGATCGATTCCAGGCTCGACGCGATCGGCACGCCGGACGCCGAAGAGCTCAAGGGCAAGGCCGCTCTGGCCAACGCGCGTCTCGCCTACGTGGCGTACCAGCAGGTCTTCGAGGTCGCTCCTCGGTTCCGCGAGCTCGTCGGTAGCGGCGCGCGTCCGCAACGGCCGCTGTGGGCCTCGACGGGTGTCAAGTCCGACGCCTACCCCGACACGATGTACGTCACCGAGTTGGTCTCTCCCAACACCGTGAACACCATGCCGGAGAAGACGATGGACGCGGTTGCCGATCACGGCGAGATCGTCGGCGATACCGTTTCGGGCAAGGGACCGGAATCGCAGGAGATCTTCGATCGCATCTCGGCTCTCGGGATCGACATCACCGATGTCTTCCTGACGTTGGAGAACGAAGGCGTGCAGAAGTTCGAGTCGGCCTGGAACGAATTGCTCGAGGCCACCGGAGAGCAGCTGCGCCAAGCGGGTCAGAAGAGCTGA
- the zwf gene encoding glucose-6-phosphate dehydrogenase, with product MPTAETEPLHSADWLNPLRDARDKRLPRIAGPCSMVIFGVTGDLARKKLMPAVYDLANRGLLPPGFALVGFARREWQNQDFAQIVHDSVRDHARTPFSEEVWNTLAEGFRFVQGSFDDDDAFDELSRTLTELDETRGTGGNHAFYLSIPPSAFPVVLEQLSRSGLAQSQDGNWRRVVIEKPFGHDLQSAKELNAIVNRVFPEDTVFRIDHYLGKETVQNILALRFANQLFDPIWNAHYVDHVQITMAEDIGLGGRAGYYDGIGAARDVIQNHLLQLLAITAMEEPVSFNPKELQSEKIKVLSATKLAEPLDRTSARGQYSAGWQGSQKVKGLKEEEGFDSESNTETYAAITLEVDTRRWGGVPFYLRTGKALGRRVTEIAMVFKRAPHLPFDATMTEELGQNALVIRVQPDEGVTMRFGSKVPGSGMQVRDVSMDFSYGQAFTESSPEAYERLILDVLLGEPSLFPVNAEVELSWKILDPILDFWASGGTAEPYEAGTWGPSSGDEMMQRTGREWRMP from the coding sequence GTGCCCACCGCAGAAACCGAACCTCTCCATTCAGCGGATTGGCTCAACCCACTCCGCGACGCGCGAGACAAGCGGCTCCCCCGCATTGCGGGCCCGTGCAGCATGGTCATCTTCGGAGTGACCGGCGATCTCGCTCGTAAGAAGCTCATGCCTGCGGTGTACGACCTGGCGAACCGGGGGCTGCTACCCCCCGGTTTCGCCTTGGTCGGGTTCGCCCGGCGGGAATGGCAGAACCAGGATTTCGCACAGATCGTGCACGATTCCGTTCGTGATCACGCGCGAACTCCGTTCAGCGAAGAGGTATGGAACACCCTCGCCGAGGGGTTCCGATTCGTTCAAGGTTCGTTCGACGACGACGATGCCTTCGACGAGCTCTCACGAACTCTGACCGAGTTGGACGAAACCCGCGGCACCGGGGGCAACCACGCCTTCTACCTGTCCATCCCGCCCAGCGCGTTTCCCGTTGTGCTCGAGCAACTGTCGCGTTCCGGTCTGGCTCAGAGCCAGGACGGGAATTGGCGACGGGTGGTCATCGAGAAGCCGTTCGGCCACGACCTGCAGAGTGCGAAAGAACTCAATGCGATCGTGAATCGAGTGTTTCCCGAGGACACCGTGTTCCGCATCGATCACTACCTGGGCAAGGAGACAGTGCAGAACATTCTGGCATTGCGCTTCGCGAACCAGTTGTTCGATCCGATCTGGAATGCACACTACGTCGACCACGTTCAGATCACGATGGCCGAGGACATCGGATTGGGCGGTCGCGCAGGGTATTACGACGGCATCGGTGCAGCCCGCGACGTCATCCAGAATCACCTTCTCCAGCTACTCGCCATCACGGCGATGGAGGAGCCGGTCAGCTTCAACCCCAAGGAGCTGCAGTCCGAGAAGATCAAGGTGCTCTCGGCCACGAAACTCGCCGAGCCGCTCGATCGGACGTCCGCCCGCGGTCAGTACTCCGCGGGGTGGCAGGGCAGCCAGAAGGTGAAGGGGCTCAAGGAGGAAGAGGGTTTCGACTCCGAGTCCAACACCGAAACCTACGCGGCCATCACCCTCGAGGTCGACACTCGACGGTGGGGTGGAGTGCCGTTCTATCTCCGCACCGGCAAGGCACTCGGTCGTCGAGTCACCGAGATCGCGATGGTGTTCAAGCGCGCACCACACCTTCCCTTCGACGCCACGATGACCGAGGAGCTCGGCCAGAATGCGCTGGTCATTCGAGTTCAGCCGGACGAGGGTGTGACCATGCGGTTCGGCTCCAAGGTTCCCGGATCGGGCATGCAGGTGCGCGACGTCAGCATGGACTTCAGCTACGGGCAGGCATTCACGGAATCCTCGCCGGAAGCGTACGAGCGTCTCATTCTCGACGTGTTGCTCGGTGAGCCTTCGCTCTTCCCCGTCAACGCCGAGGTCGAACTGTCGTGGAAGATTCTCGATCCGATTCTCGACTTCTGGGCCTCGGGCGGAACCGCGGAACCGTACGAGGCCGGAACCTGGGGTCCCTCCTCGGGTGACGAGATGATGCAGCGCACCGGACGCGAATGGAGAATGCCGTGA
- the opcA gene encoding glucose-6-phosphate dehydrogenase assembly protein OpcA: MIVDIPATTTAEVGKKLVEVREAGGAVTIGRVLTLIVASRDPAKAERAIDAANEASREHPCRVIVLIHGDRSAESSLDAQIRVGGDAGASEVVVLRLNGELADHEHSVVIPFLLPDTPIVAWWPDEAPAVPAKDPLGRLAIRRITDATNSPDTTAAIKGRLSSYTEGDTDLSWSRITYWRGLLATALDQAPFEAVVSATVSGLAEEPALDILAGWLAAKLDVPVYRRAGELKVELIRESSSISLTRPQTGKTATLRRTGQPDAEVALARRNTRECLAEELRRLDTDEIYELALHGLSKVSYE, from the coding sequence GTGATTGTCGACATCCCCGCCACGACGACGGCCGAGGTCGGCAAGAAGTTGGTGGAGGTTCGCGAGGCAGGCGGTGCGGTGACCATCGGCCGCGTGTTGACGTTGATCGTCGCCAGTCGCGATCCGGCGAAAGCCGAACGGGCGATCGACGCAGCGAACGAAGCGAGCCGCGAGCATCCGTGCCGCGTGATCGTGCTCATCCACGGCGACCGATCGGCCGAGTCGAGCCTCGACGCACAGATCCGCGTCGGGGGTGACGCCGGTGCGTCGGAGGTCGTGGTGCTGCGTCTCAACGGCGAACTCGCTGATCACGAACACAGTGTGGTGATCCCGTTCCTGCTGCCCGACACTCCGATCGTGGCGTGGTGGCCGGACGAAGCACCGGCCGTTCCAGCAAAGGACCCGCTGGGACGCTTGGCAATTCGACGGATCACCGATGCCACGAATTCGCCCGACACTACAGCTGCGATCAAGGGACGGCTGAGCAGCTACACCGAGGGCGACACCGATCTCTCCTGGAGTCGCATCACGTACTGGCGCGGTCTGTTGGCCACGGCCCTGGACCAGGCTCCGTTCGAGGCCGTCGTCTCGGCCACGGTGTCGGGACTGGCAGAGGAGCCGGCACTCGACATCTTGGCCGGTTGGCTTGCCGCGAAACTCGACGTGCCGGTGTATCGCCGCGCGGGTGAGCTGAAAGTGGAGCTGATCAGAGAGAGCAGCAGTATCTCGCTGACGCGTCCGCAGACCGGGAAGACCGCAACGTTACGGCGCACCGGCCAGCCCGACGCCGAAGTCGCACTGGCACGGCGCAACACGCGAGAGTGCCTGGCCGAGGAACTGCGCCGACTCGACACCGACGAGATCTACGAGCTTGCCCTGCACGGACTGTCGAAAGTGAGCTATGAGTAA
- the pgl gene encoding 6-phosphogluconolactonase: MSKTSILQYLDAQALVDAARSRFVEVVTAAQAERGSASVVLTGGGTGIALLEALRHDSGSIDWGKVDIYFGDERFLPSGDPERNEVQAAEALLDHVDVHPDRVFRMAASDGPHGSDPEVAAATYAQILHSRSEGEPTPAFDIHLLGMGGEGHINSLFPHTDAVREEHRYVVAVEDSPKPPPVRITLTLPAVRRAQHVWLLVSGANKADAVAAAVGGADSDEVPSAGALGTESTVWFLDSGAASKLDTV, translated from the coding sequence ATGAGTAAGACATCGATCCTTCAGTACCTGGACGCGCAGGCGTTGGTCGATGCCGCGCGATCTCGCTTCGTCGAGGTCGTCACCGCCGCGCAGGCCGAGCGAGGCTCGGCTTCGGTGGTGCTCACCGGCGGTGGCACGGGCATTGCGTTACTGGAAGCGCTGCGCCACGATTCCGGATCGATCGACTGGGGCAAGGTCGACATCTACTTCGGCGACGAGCGCTTCCTGCCCTCGGGTGACCCGGAGCGCAACGAGGTTCAGGCCGCCGAGGCACTGCTGGATCACGTCGACGTTCATCCTGATCGAGTCTTTCGAATGGCTGCGTCCGACGGGCCACACGGGAGCGACCCCGAGGTGGCCGCAGCGACGTATGCGCAGATCCTGCATTCTCGCTCCGAGGGAGAGCCGACACCGGCATTCGACATCCACCTGTTGGGTATGGGAGGCGAGGGTCATATCAACTCGCTGTTCCCCCATACGGATGCCGTGCGCGAAGAGCATCGCTATGTCGTTGCCGTCGAAGACTCCCCCAAGCCCCCACCGGTTCGCATCACGCTCACGCTGCCCGCGGTTCGCCGCGCACAGCACGTGTGGCTGCTCGTATCCGGGGCGAACAAGGCCGACGCTGTCGCAGCCGCGGTGGGTGGGGCCGATTCGGACGAGGTCCCGTCGGCCGGCGCACTGGGTACCGAATCGACCGTGTGGTTCCTCGACTCCGGCGCAGCCTCCAAGCTGGACACCGTCTGA
- the ppc gene encoding phosphoenolpyruvate carboxylase: MSESSYESVGSPAFVPPTAQGRELTEPLREDIRYLGGILGEIIREHEGDDVFELIEAARVESFAVRRSEIERDDSVGRYTDVEVVQAVPLIRAFSHFSLLANLAEDLHRERRRAIHLDREDPPQNSSLDATWLKIDAAAPTREQVAAALTDALVAPVITAHPTETRRRTVFDVQSKITELMRRRDVATAALEGKAASATKELVVIDVQIRRQVLTLWETALIRLSRLRIQDEIEVGLRYFESSLFDVMPALNADVRAALRARWPEDDLLPRPILRPGSWIGGDRDGNPNVTGEVVHTATHQAGYVAFEHYLDELVALEKELSMSARLVDVTEELTALAGASAEPDDRRADEPYRVAVVGIRARLTATARAVLDAVPVSGIDLGAKKYNGPQDILDDLDVIDRALRADGDGLIADDRLLRLRQSVETFGFHLQALDMRQNSETHEEVVAELLAWAGVHPDYMSLGEDERVSVLSQELATRRPLIGPNAQLSELATKELGIVRAAKEAIDHLGPDTIQNYIISMCQSVSDMLEAALLLKEAGIFDPGTDGASPTSTVGVVPLFETIEDLQQGAATLLATLDVPIYRALVAGRGMNQEVMLGYSDSNKDGGYLAANWALYRAELDLLEASRKTGIRLRLFHGRGGTVGRGGGPSYDAILAQPPGVVQGSLRLTEQGEIIAAKYAEPSMARRNLESLVAGTLESTLLDVEGLGDGAEAAYDILDDLAAKARAAYGRLVHEEPGFVEYFRTSTPVAEVGELNIGSRPASRKPTNSVYDLRAIPWVMSWSQCRVMLPGWYGTGSAFEEWVGDDDGKLEVLSDLYRKWPFFQTVLSNLAQVMAKSDLGIAARYAELVPDADLRARIFGMIEAEHATTVRMYLKITGHSRLLEDNPSLERSVHNRFPYLEPLNQMQVEMLRRYRNGDDDERVKRGILLTMNGLATALRNSG; this comes from the coding sequence ATGAGCGAATCCTCCTACGAGTCAGTCGGTTCCCCAGCCTTCGTCCCACCGACAGCTCAGGGTCGAGAGTTGACCGAGCCTCTCCGTGAGGACATCCGCTACCTCGGCGGCATCCTGGGTGAGATCATTCGTGAGCACGAGGGCGACGACGTTTTCGAGCTGATCGAAGCGGCGCGAGTCGAATCCTTCGCGGTTCGCAGGTCCGAGATAGAGCGTGACGACTCGGTCGGTCGGTACACCGATGTGGAAGTGGTGCAAGCGGTTCCGCTCATCAGAGCCTTCAGTCATTTCTCGCTCCTGGCCAACCTCGCCGAGGATCTGCACCGCGAACGTCGTCGTGCGATCCACCTCGATCGCGAGGATCCGCCACAGAACAGCAGTCTCGACGCAACATGGCTGAAGATCGATGCTGCGGCCCCGACGCGCGAGCAGGTGGCCGCGGCGTTGACCGATGCGTTGGTGGCTCCTGTCATCACCGCCCATCCCACCGAAACACGCCGACGGACCGTCTTCGACGTGCAGTCGAAGATCACCGAACTGATGCGCCGGCGCGATGTGGCCACGGCAGCTCTCGAGGGCAAGGCTGCGAGCGCGACGAAGGAATTGGTCGTCATCGACGTGCAGATTCGACGGCAAGTGCTGACCCTGTGGGAGACCGCTCTGATTCGGTTGTCGCGCTTGCGAATTCAGGACGAAATCGAAGTCGGCCTTCGCTATTTCGAGTCCTCGCTGTTCGACGTCATGCCGGCCCTCAATGCCGATGTGCGCGCAGCGCTGCGAGCACGGTGGCCCGAGGACGACCTGCTGCCCCGCCCCATCCTTCGCCCGGGATCGTGGATCGGCGGCGATCGAGACGGCAACCCGAACGTCACCGGAGAAGTGGTGCACACCGCGACGCACCAGGCGGGCTACGTCGCCTTCGAGCACTATCTGGACGAATTGGTGGCGCTGGAGAAGGAACTGTCCATGTCTGCGCGTCTGGTCGACGTGACCGAGGAGCTGACGGCTCTGGCCGGTGCATCGGCGGAACCGGACGATCGGCGGGCGGACGAGCCGTACCGGGTAGCCGTCGTCGGTATCCGGGCCAGACTGACTGCCACCGCTCGTGCTGTGCTCGACGCGGTTCCGGTGTCCGGCATCGACCTCGGAGCGAAGAAATACAACGGTCCACAAGACATTCTCGACGACCTCGACGTCATCGATCGCGCCCTGCGGGCCGACGGAGACGGATTGATCGCCGACGATCGCCTGCTCCGGCTCAGGCAATCGGTCGAGACGTTCGGATTCCATCTGCAGGCTCTGGACATGCGGCAGAACTCCGAGACACACGAGGAAGTGGTCGCCGAGCTGCTGGCGTGGGCCGGTGTACACCCGGACTACATGTCCCTCGGGGAGGATGAACGGGTCTCCGTACTGTCGCAGGAACTCGCCACTCGGCGCCCGCTCATCGGCCCCAATGCGCAGCTCAGTGAACTCGCCACCAAGGAACTGGGCATCGTCAGGGCAGCCAAGGAAGCCATCGACCACCTGGGACCCGACACGATCCAGAACTACATCATCAGCATGTGTCAGTCGGTCAGTGACATGCTCGAGGCTGCCTTGCTGCTCAAAGAAGCCGGCATCTTCGACCCCGGCACCGATGGGGCGTCGCCTACGTCCACGGTGGGTGTGGTGCCGCTGTTCGAGACCATCGAGGATCTTCAGCAGGGCGCAGCGACGTTGCTCGCCACCCTCGACGTTCCCATCTACCGCGCTCTGGTGGCCGGGCGCGGCATGAATCAGGAAGTCATGCTCGGGTACTCGGACTCGAACAAGGACGGCGGGTATCTCGCAGCCAACTGGGCCCTGTATCGCGCCGAGCTGGATCTGCTCGAGGCATCACGCAAAACGGGTATTCGGCTGCGGCTCTTCCACGGTCGCGGCGGCACGGTCGGCCGCGGCGGCGGTCCCAGCTACGACGCCATTCTGGCGCAGCCGCCCGGCGTGGTGCAGGGATCGCTTCGACTCACCGAGCAGGGTGAGATCATCGCGGCGAAGTACGCCGAACCGTCCATGGCGCGCCGCAACCTCGAATCCCTCGTCGCGGGAACCCTGGAATCGACTCTCCTCGATGTCGAGGGCCTGGGTGACGGCGCGGAGGCTGCCTACGACATTCTGGACGATCTCGCCGCGAAAGCCCGCGCGGCATACGGCCGTCTGGTGCACGAGGAGCCCGGATTCGTCGAGTACTTCCGCACCTCGACGCCGGTCGCCGAGGTCGGTGAGCTCAACATCGGCTCGCGGCCTGCGTCACGGAAGCCCACGAACTCGGTGTACGACCTCCGAGCGATCCCATGGGTGATGTCGTGGAGTCAGTGCCGCGTCATGCTGCCCGGTTGGTACGGCACCGGTTCTGCGTTCGAGGAGTGGGTAGGCGACGACGACGGCAAACTCGAGGTGCTGTCGGATCTGTACCGCAAGTGGCCGTTCTTCCAGACCGTCCTGTCCAACCTCGCGCAGGTGATGGCCAAGTCCGATCTGGGGATCGCGGCCCGGTACGCCGAACTGGTGCCCGACGCAGACCTACGGGCGCGGATCTTCGGCATGATCGAGGCCGAACACGCCACCACCGTCCGGATGTATCTGAAGATCACCGGCCACAGTCGTCTGTTGGAAGACAACCCGTCGCTCGAGCGCTCGGTGCACAACCGGTTCCCCTACCTGGAACCGCTGAATCAGATGCAGGTCGAGATGTTGCGACGCTATCGCAACGGTGACGACGACGAACGCGTCAAGCGCGGCATCCTGCTGACGATGAACGGCCTCGCGACGGCACTGCGGAACAGCGGCTAG
- the secG gene encoding preprotein translocase subunit SecG — MDLFLDILLVITSLALILLILLHRGKGGGLSSLFGGGVQSSLSGSTVVEKNLDRLTVFTGLIWLIAILGIGLEIKYT; from the coding sequence ATGGATCTGTTTCTGGATATTCTGCTGGTCATCACCAGTCTGGCGTTGATCTTGCTGATCCTGCTGCATCGCGGCAAGGGTGGCGGATTGTCCAGTCTGTTCGGTGGCGGAGTGCAGTCCAGCCTGTCCGGTTCCACGGTCGTCGAGAAGAACCTGGATCGTCTGACAGTGTTCACCGGCCTGATCTGGCTCATCGCGATCCTCGGAATCGGCCTGGAGATCAAGTACACCTGA
- the tpiA gene encoding triose-phosphate isomerase has translation MARKPLIAGNWKMNLNHLEAISLVQKIAFSLPEKYFDKVDVTVIPPFTDIRSVQTLVEGDKLLLTYGAQDVSSEDKGAFTGEISGSMLAKLGCTFVVVGHSERRTLHSEDDAVVLAKTKAALKNGLTPIVCIGEGLNIREAGEHVAYNVAQLRGSLSGLSADDISKVVIAYEPVWAIGTGRVASASDAQEVCGAIREELKALSSDDVAAGVRVLYGGSVNAKNVGEIVGQPDVDGALVGGASLKADEFATLSAIAAGGPLP, from the coding sequence ATGGCACGTAAGCCGCTCATCGCGGGCAACTGGAAGATGAACCTCAACCACCTCGAAGCCATTTCGCTGGTGCAGAAGATCGCTTTCTCGTTGCCCGAGAAGTACTTCGACAAGGTCGACGTGACGGTGATCCCTCCGTTCACCGACATTCGCAGTGTGCAGACGCTGGTCGAGGGCGACAAACTGCTGCTCACCTACGGTGCGCAAGACGTGTCGTCAGAGGACAAGGGTGCGTTCACCGGCGAGATCAGCGGTTCGATGCTGGCCAAGTTGGGATGCACCTTCGTAGTGGTGGGTCACTCCGAGCGGCGCACTCTGCACAGCGAGGACGACGCCGTCGTGCTGGCCAAGACGAAGGCGGCGCTGAAGAACGGCCTCACCCCGATCGTCTGCATCGGTGAGGGGCTGAACATCCGCGAAGCCGGCGAGCACGTGGCCTACAACGTGGCTCAGTTGCGTGGTTCGCTCAGCGGCCTGTCGGCCGACGACATCTCCAAGGTCGTCATCGCCTACGAGCCGGTGTGGGCGATCGGCACCGGTCGGGTCGCGTCGGCATCGGACGCCCAGGAAGTGTGCGGGGCGATTCGCGAGGAACTGAAGGCACTGTCCTCGGACGACGTCGCGGCGGGCGTGCGGGTGCTGTACGGCGGCTCGGTCAACGCCAAGAACGTCGGCGAGATCGTCGGCCAGCCCGATGTCGACGGTGCCCTGGTCGGGGGAGCGTCGCTCAAGGCGGACGAATTCGCCACGCTGTCGGCTATCGCCGCAGGTGGACCCCTGCCCTGA
- a CDS encoding phosphoglycerate kinase translates to MAVKTLQDLLDAGVEGRGVLVRSDFNVPLEDGTITDPGRIQASIPTLRALVEAGAKVIVTAHLGRPDGKPDAKYSLAPVAAKLGELLGRHVQLAGDVVGQDAEARAEGLTDGDVLLLENIRFDPRETSKDESERAALARELVALAGDDAAFVSDGFGVVHRKQASVYDVAQLLPHYAGTLVAAEVEVLAKLTEDAARPYAVVLGGSKVSDKLGVIEALAPKVDTLVIGGGMAFTFLAAQGYSVGNSLLQEDQIGVCKDLLERFGDVIHLPVDIVVGDKFAADAEAKTVKASEIPDGWMGLDIGPDSVSRFAVVLSNAKTVFWNGPAGVFEFDKFSAGTKGIAEAIIGATEKGAFSVVGGGDSAAAVRTLGLPDDGFSHISTGGGASLEYLEGKQLPGLSVLEA, encoded by the coding sequence ATGGCTGTCAAGACACTGCAGGATCTGCTCGATGCCGGTGTCGAAGGCCGTGGCGTCCTCGTGCGATCGGACTTCAACGTCCCGCTCGAGGACGGCACGATCACCGATCCCGGCCGTATCCAGGCGTCGATCCCGACTCTCCGAGCACTGGTCGAGGCGGGTGCCAAGGTCATCGTCACCGCCCATCTCGGTCGTCCCGACGGCAAGCCCGACGCGAAGTACAGCCTGGCTCCGGTCGCAGCGAAGCTCGGCGAGCTGCTCGGACGCCACGTTCAGCTCGCAGGCGACGTGGTGGGTCAGGACGCCGAGGCTCGCGCCGAGGGCCTGACCGACGGCGACGTGCTGCTGCTCGAGAACATTCGCTTCGATCCGCGCGAGACCAGCAAGGACGAGTCCGAGCGAGCTGCTCTGGCTCGTGAGCTCGTCGCGCTGGCCGGCGACGACGCGGCATTCGTCTCCGACGGATTCGGCGTCGTGCACCGCAAGCAGGCGTCGGTCTACGACGTGGCGCAGTTGCTGCCGCATTACGCGGGCACCCTCGTCGCTGCCGAGGTCGAGGTGCTGGCCAAGCTCACCGAGGATGCGGCACGTCCGTACGCGGTGGTGCTCGGCGGCTCCAAGGTCTCGGACAAGCTCGGCGTCATCGAGGCGTTGGCTCCCAAGGTCGACACCCTGGTGATCGGCGGCGGCATGGCCTTCACTTTCCTTGCGGCACAGGGTTATTCGGTTGGAAACTCGCTTCTTCAGGAGGATCAGATCGGTGTCTGCAAGGATTTGCTCGAGCGCTTCGGTGACGTGATCCACCTTCCTGTCGACATCGTCGTGGGAGACAAGTTCGCGGCGGATGCCGAGGCGAAGACCGTGAAGGCCTCCGAGATTCCGGACGGCTGGATGGGTCTGGACATCGGTCCGGACTCGGTCAGTCGTTTTGCGGTCGTGCTCTCGAACGCCAAGACCGTCTTCTGGAACGGACCGGCCGGCGTGTTCGAGTTCGACAAGTTCTCGGCCGGCACCAAGGGCATTGCGGAAGCGATCATCGGAGCCACCGAGAAGGGCGCGTTCAGCGTGGTCGGCGGCGGCGACTCCGCGGCGGCCGTGCGCACCCTCGGGTTGCCCGACGACGGCTTCTCGCACATCTCCACCGGAGGCGGTGCATCCCTCGAGTACCTCGAAGGCAAGCAGCTCCCCGGTCTATCGGTCCTGGAGGCATGA
- the gap gene encoding type I glyceraldehyde-3-phosphate dehydrogenase, producing the protein MTIRVGVNGFGRIGRNFFRAVDAQKALGTTDIEIVAVNDLTDNASLAHLLKYDSILGRLPHDVSLEGEDTIVVGGQKIKALSLREGPSALPWGDLGVDVVVESTGIFTDAAKAQGHIDAGAKKVIISAPAKGEDITIVMGVNDDKYDGSQNIISNASCTTNCLGPIAKVLDDEFGIVSGLMTTIHAYTQDQNLQDGPHSDLRRARAAALNVVPTGTGAAKAIGLVLPQLLGKLDGYALRVPIPTGSVTDLTALLKKKASADDINAAMKAAAEGPLKGILKYNTDPIVSSDIVTDPHSSIFDAPLTKVIDDQVKIVSWYDNEWGYSNRLADLIGLVGKSL; encoded by the coding sequence GTGACGATCCGGGTAGGCGTCAACGGCTTCGGCCGCATCGGGCGTAACTTCTTCAGGGCTGTCGACGCGCAGAAGGCGCTCGGTACCACCGACATCGAAATCGTTGCTGTCAACGACCTGACCGACAACGCATCGCTCGCACACCTGCTCAAGTACGACTCGATTCTGGGCCGCTTGCCGCACGATGTCTCGCTCGAGGGCGAGGACACCATCGTCGTCGGCGGACAGAAGATCAAGGCGCTGTCGCTGCGCGAGGGCCCGTCCGCACTTCCGTGGGGTGACCTGGGCGTCGACGTCGTCGTCGAATCGACCGGCATCTTCACCGACGCTGCGAAGGCACAGGGCCACATCGACGCCGGTGCCAAGAAGGTCATCATCTCCGCGCCCGCCAAGGGTGAGGACATCACCATCGTGATGGGCGTCAACGACGACAAGTACGACGGCAGCCAGAACATCATCTCCAACGCGTCGTGCACCACCAACTGCCTCGGCCCCATCGCCAAGGTTCTCGATGACGAGTTCGGCATCGTCTCGGGCCTGATGACCACGATCCACGCGTACACGCAGGATCAGAACCTGCAGGACGGCCCGCACAGCGATCTGCGTCGCGCCCGCGCTGCAGCGCTCAACGTCGTCCCCACCGGTACCGGTGCAGCCAAGGCCATCGGCCTGGTTCTCCCGCAGCTGCTCGGCAAGCTCGACGGCTACGCACTCCGGGTGCCGATCCCCACCGGCTCGGTCACCGACCTGACCGCTCTGCTGAAGAAGAAGGCCAGCGCGGACGACATCAACGCCGCGATGAAGGCAGCTGCGGAAGGCCCGCTGAAGGGCATCCTGAAGTACAACACCGATCCGATCGTGTCCTCGGACATCGTCACCGACCCGCACTCGTCGATCTTCGACGCGCCGCTGACGAAGGTCATCGACGACCAGGTCAAGATCGTCTCCTGGTACGACAACGAGTGGGGCTACTCCAACCGCCTCGCCGACCTCATCGGTCTCGTCGGCAAGTCCCTCTGA